Proteins co-encoded in one Haladaptatus sp. ZSTT2 genomic window:
- a CDS encoding amino acid-binding protein has protein sequence MSEQATTDGGQYTRAYIVRLELTDEPGELLAALEPIANNGGNLLSIFHERGSITPRGRIPVEVDFEATPERFETIVGALRENGVNVTKAGPERYGEEMNIVLIGHLVETDLSDTLTRLEECTSASVADVSLTAPNGTDEVSCARMRLATQRGKAERVLETVRGIAAEKGLEVVEPLLDGGDQ, from the coding sequence ATGAGTGAGCAAGCAACGACCGACGGCGGGCAGTACACACGGGCCTACATCGTCCGACTCGAACTCACCGATGAGCCCGGTGAACTGTTGGCCGCGCTCGAACCAATCGCAAACAACGGGGGGAACCTTCTCTCTATCTTCCACGAGCGCGGGTCGATTACCCCACGCGGGCGCATCCCCGTCGAAGTCGATTTCGAGGCGACCCCAGAGCGCTTCGAGACCATCGTGGGCGCGCTCAGAGAAAACGGTGTGAACGTCACCAAAGCTGGCCCCGAGCGCTACGGCGAGGAGATGAACATCGTGCTCATCGGCCACTTGGTCGAGACGGACCTCTCTGATACGCTCACGCGGCTCGAAGAGTGTACGAGTGCCTCGGTCGCAGATGTGTCGCTAACCGCGCCAAACGGCACTGACGAGGTGTCGTGTGCCCGGATGCGGCTTGCCACCCAACGCGGGAAGGCAGAGCGCGTGCTCGAAACCGTGCGGGGGATTGCAGCAGAAAAGGGCTTAGAGGTCGTTGAACCGCTTCTCGACGGAGGCGACCAATGA
- the tuf gene encoding translation elongation factor EF-1 subunit alpha, whose product MSEDKPHQNLAVIGHVDHGKSTLVGRLLYETGSVPEHVIEQHREEAESKGKGGFEFAYVMDNLAEERERGVTIDIAHQEFDTDEFYFTIVDCPGHRDFVKNMITGASQADNAVLVVAADDGVAPQTREHVFLARTLGINELIVAINKMDVVNYDEDEYKAVVKEVKNLLKQVRFNTEDASFIPISAFEGDNISEESDNTPWYDGETLLEALNSLPAPQPPTDAPLRLPIQDVYTISGIGTVPVGRVETGTLDVGANVSFQPSDVSGEVKTIEMHHQEVPQAEPGDNVGFNVRGIGKDDIRRGDVCGPAEDPPKVAETFQAQIVVMQHPSVITAGYTPVFHAHTAQVACTIESIDQKLDPASGEVAEENPDFIKNGDAAVVTVRPQKPLSIEPSSEIPELGSFAVRDMGQTIAAGKVLSVNER is encoded by the coding sequence ATGAGCGAAGACAAACCGCACCAGAACTTGGCCGTCATCGGCCACGTTGACCACGGAAAGAGTACGCTGGTCGGGCGACTCCTCTACGAGACAGGGAGTGTACCCGAGCACGTCATCGAACAGCACCGCGAAGAGGCAGAGTCCAAAGGCAAAGGTGGCTTCGAGTTCGCCTACGTGATGGACAACCTCGCAGAAGAACGCGAACGCGGTGTCACCATCGACATCGCCCACCAGGAGTTCGACACGGATGAATTCTACTTCACCATCGTCGACTGTCCTGGTCACCGCGACTTCGTGAAGAACATGATCACGGGCGCGTCCCAGGCAGACAACGCCGTCCTCGTCGTCGCCGCAGACGACGGTGTTGCGCCACAGACCCGTGAGCACGTGTTCCTCGCCCGTACGCTCGGCATCAACGAGCTCATCGTCGCCATCAACAAGATGGACGTCGTCAACTACGACGAAGACGAGTACAAGGCAGTTGTCAAAGAAGTCAAGAACCTCCTCAAGCAGGTTCGCTTCAACACGGAAGACGCGAGTTTCATCCCGATTTCCGCATTCGAGGGTGACAACATCTCCGAAGAATCCGACAACACGCCATGGTACGACGGTGAAACCCTGCTCGAAGCACTCAACTCGCTTCCAGCACCACAGCCACCGACGGACGCACCACTGCGTCTCCCAATCCAGGACGTTTACACCATCTCCGGCATCGGTACGGTCCCAGTCGGCCGTGTCGAGACCGGCACCCTCGACGTCGGCGCGAACGTTTCGTTCCAGCCGTCCGACGTCTCCGGTGAGGTCAAAACGATCGAGATGCACCACCAGGAAGTCCCACAGGCAGAACCAGGCGACAACGTCGGGTTCAACGTCCGTGGCATTGGCAAAGACGACATCCGCCGCGGTGACGTCTGTGGTCCAGCAGAGGACCCACCAAAGGTCGCAGAGACCTTCCAGGCTCAGATTGTCGTGATGCAGCACCCATCCGTCATCACCGCCGGTTACACGCCAGTCTTCCACGCCCACACGGCACAGGTCGCGTGTACCATCGAGTCCATCGACCAGAAACTCGACCCAGCCAGTGGTGAGGTCGCAGAGGAGAACCCGGACTTCATCAAGAACGGCGACGCAGCAGTCGTCACCGTTCGCCCACAGAAGCCACTCAGCATTGAGCCGTCCTCCGAGATTCCGGAGCTCGGTTCCTTCGCAGTCCGCGACATGGGTCAGACCATCGCGGCCGGCAAGGTCCTCTCCGTCAACGAACGGTAA
- the pfkB gene encoding 1-phosphofructokinase — translation MILTVTLNPAVDHTLTLDQPLRHGEVARTNDAQYDAGGKGINVSKYLGECGVKTCATGLVGGFLGQFIETRLDETGVSTDFVEITGLTRLNTTLHAPDGEFKVNQDGPHVGVAAIEHIIDTAQQHDPETVVIAGSLPQGLDASAIDRIAQAGAWETVVDVGGDLLTELSAEYALCKPNREELTVATGVETESLEDCVAAAKALREQGYERVAASLGDDGALLVTPERVFHAAALDVDVVDTVGAGDAFLAGMLSAFARGVGDEAALKEGVAIASEVVTTPGTQVPVLSNVQRNAGRVTVSARQ, via the coding sequence ATGATACTGACCGTCACCCTGAATCCCGCAGTTGACCACACGCTCACGCTCGACCAGCCCCTCCGCCACGGCGAAGTGGCGCGAACAAACGACGCCCAGTACGACGCCGGTGGCAAGGGCATCAACGTCTCGAAATACCTCGGCGAATGCGGCGTCAAGACCTGTGCGACCGGTCTCGTCGGCGGCTTTCTCGGCCAGTTCATCGAGACACGACTCGACGAAACCGGCGTCTCAACAGACTTCGTCGAGATTACGGGACTCACGCGGCTGAACACGACCCTGCACGCGCCAGACGGCGAGTTCAAGGTGAACCAAGACGGCCCGCACGTCGGTGTGGCTGCCATAGAGCACATCATCGACACCGCACAGCAACACGACCCTGAAACGGTCGTTATCGCGGGCAGCCTGCCGCAGGGACTCGATGCGAGCGCGATAGACCGCATCGCGCAAGCGGGCGCGTGGGAGACCGTCGTGGACGTCGGCGGCGACCTGCTCACCGAGCTATCTGCGGAGTACGCACTCTGTAAACCGAACCGAGAAGAACTCACTGTGGCGACTGGGGTGGAGACGGAGTCGCTCGAAGACTGCGTCGCGGCGGCGAAAGCCCTGCGCGAACAGGGCTACGAGCGCGTGGCGGCATCGCTCGGTGACGACGGCGCGCTGCTCGTCACCCCAGAACGCGTGTTCCACGCGGCCGCACTCGACGTGGACGTCGTAGACACCGTCGGCGCGGGCGATGCGTTCCTCGCGGGCATGCTGTCGGCGTTCGCGCGCGGGGTGGGAGACGAAGCAGCTCTCAAAGAGGGAGTCGCCATCGCGTCAGAAGTGGTCACTACCCCCGGCACACAGGTGCCAGTGTTGTCAAACGTGCAACGCAACGCAGGCCGCGTGACTGTTTCTGCACGACAGTAA
- the glpR gene encoding HTH-type transcriptional regulator GlpR → MLPAERKRKIVELVTAHDGCAVDELATNLEFSKATIRRDLRELEEEGLIERSHGGAVPVTAVGREQSYGQRDVQRLEEKAAIAEVATGQIHPGQVVFFDAGTTTMQVAKRAPKDGSFLAVTNSPLLAMELMSDENEVKLTGGTLRRRTRALVGPSATGFMERMNFDLLFLGTNAIDKGGGLSTPNEDEALVKEVMIARAERVVLVADGSKLGKRSFIEFATLADIDVFITNQSLSAVHQEAFDAANVDVLQTQ, encoded by the coding sequence ATGTTACCCGCCGAGCGAAAGCGAAAAATCGTCGAACTGGTCACCGCGCACGATGGCTGTGCCGTCGATGAACTCGCAACGAACCTTGAGTTTTCGAAGGCAACGATTCGGCGTGACCTCCGCGAACTCGAAGAGGAGGGACTCATCGAGCGGTCACACGGCGGTGCGGTTCCGGTGACCGCCGTCGGGCGCGAACAGAGCTACGGCCAGCGCGACGTCCAGCGGTTAGAGGAAAAGGCGGCCATCGCGGAGGTTGCGACGGGTCAGATTCACCCCGGACAGGTCGTGTTTTTCGACGCCGGGACGACGACGATGCAGGTCGCAAAGCGCGCGCCGAAAGACGGCTCGTTTCTCGCGGTGACGAACTCGCCGTTGCTCGCCATGGAACTCATGAGCGACGAAAACGAGGTGAAACTCACCGGCGGGACGCTCCGGCGGCGAACCCGCGCGCTTGTCGGCCCGAGTGCGACGGGCTTCATGGAACGTATGAACTTCGACCTGCTGTTTCTCGGGACGAACGCCATCGACAAAGGAGGCGGTCTGAGCACCCCAAACGAGGACGAAGCGCTCGTCAAAGAGGTCATGATAGCGCGCGCAGAGCGCGTCGTGCTCGTCGCAGACGGGTCGAAACTCGGCAAGCGCAGTTTCATCGAGTTCGCCACGCTCGCGGACATTGACGTGTTCATCACCAATCAGTCGCTCAGTGCAGTACACCAAGAAGCGTTCGACGCGGCAAACGTAGACGTTCTTCAGACACAATGA
- a CDS encoding homoserine dehydrogenase: protein MKLAILGAGAVGRSVAELAGEYGHTVTALADSQSAAIDASGIDVAHALDRKERGKAVGAESPETVLSGDYDVLVEATPTTLGDAEPGFSHVRAALEADCDVVLANKGPVAERYADVRALERESEGEVLFEATVAGAIPALSTIADMGSRNITAVRGVLNGTANFILTRMAAEGLGYEHVLAEAQDLGVAEADPTFDVEGTDAALKCVILANVLAEGAREYTLADAEVRGISSIPPSALDLAAEDGETIRLIGEVSDGSVRVGPRLVPEHGALAVSGTRNIVQLETKHAGRLNISGRGAGGPETATAVLADIGRLR from the coding sequence ATGAAACTCGCCATCCTTGGAGCCGGTGCTGTTGGCCGCTCGGTCGCGGAGTTGGCCGGCGAGTACGGCCACACCGTCACGGCGCTCGCGGACTCACAGAGCGCGGCCATCGACGCGTCTGGCATTGACGTTGCCCACGCGCTCGACCGCAAAGAGCGCGGGAAAGCAGTCGGTGCTGAGAGCCCGGAAACCGTCCTCTCTGGCGACTACGACGTACTCGTCGAGGCGACGCCGACGACGCTCGGCGACGCAGAGCCGGGGTTCAGCCACGTCAGGGCCGCCCTCGAAGCAGACTGCGACGTCGTCCTCGCGAACAAAGGGCCGGTTGCAGAGCGCTACGCCGACGTGCGCGCGCTCGAACGCGAAAGCGAAGGTGAGGTGCTATTCGAAGCAACTGTGGCCGGAGCCATTCCTGCCCTCTCTACTATTGCGGACATGGGGTCGCGCAACATCACCGCCGTTCGCGGCGTGTTGAACGGGACGGCGAACTTCATCCTCACGCGCATGGCCGCGGAAGGCCTCGGGTACGAACACGTCCTCGCAGAGGCCCAAGACCTCGGCGTGGCCGAAGCAGATCCGACCTTCGACGTGGAGGGAACCGACGCCGCGCTCAAGTGCGTCATCCTCGCGAACGTCCTCGCGGAGGGTGCGCGCGAGTACACGCTGGCTGACGCGGAGGTGCGGGGCATCTCCTCGATTCCGCCAAGCGCGCTCGACCTCGCCGCAGAAGACGGCGAGACGATTCGACTCATCGGCGAGGTGTCGGACGGTTCGGTGCGCGTCGGGCCACGACTCGTGCCCGAACACGGTGCGCTCGCGGTGAGTGGCACGCGGAACATCGTCCAACTGGAGACAAAGCACGCGGGACGACTCAATATCAGTGGTCGCGGGGCCGGTGGCCCGGAGACGGCCACCGCCGTACTGGCTGACATCGGCCGACTGCGATAG
- the rpsJ gene encoding 30S ribosomal protein S10 — protein sequence MQQARVRLAGTSPVDLDKICSDVREIAEKTGVNLSGPVPLPTKTLEIPTRKSPDGEGTATWEHWEMRVHKRLIDLDADERALRQLMRIQVPNDVSIEIVLED from the coding sequence ATGCAACAAGCACGCGTCCGGCTCGCGGGCACCAGCCCCGTGGACCTCGACAAAATCTGCAGCGACGTCCGCGAAATCGCGGAGAAGACCGGTGTCAACCTGAGCGGTCCGGTGCCGCTCCCAACGAAAACGCTGGAAATCCCCACCCGCAAGTCCCCTGACGGCGAAGGGACGGCAACGTGGGAGCACTGGGAAATGCGCGTCCACAAGCGGCTGATCGACCTGGACGCCGACGAGCGTGCACTCCGTCAGCTGATGCGCATTCAGGTTCCCAACGACGTCAGCATCGAGATCGTCCTCGAAGACTGA